The Magnolia sinica isolate HGM2019 chromosome 10, MsV1, whole genome shotgun sequence genome includes a window with the following:
- the LOC131217508 gene encoding ethanolamine-phosphate cytidylyltransferase-like has translation MTSMDFENHHWIWDGVYPHLFGGIMITAAVLGLSTSYFGGIGVPSLPYFWPDLGIFHTKKKYGKKPIRVYMDGCFDLMHYGHANALRQAKALGDELVVGVVSDEEIIANKGPPVLSMEERVVLVSGLKWVDQVISNAPYAITEKFMNSLFNEHNIDYIIHGDDPCLLPDGTDAYALAKKAGRYKQIKRTEGVSSTDIVGRILSSMRDKELGDSRKTECLPEQFHGGNGDPAVESGYNGSQASHFLPTSRRIVQFSNGKGPGPDARVVYIDGAFDLFHAGHVEILKCARQLGDFLLVGIHNDQTASERRGTHPIMHLHERSLSVLACRYVDEVIIGAPWEVTKDMITTFNISLVVHGTVAESNCLSSEGVDPYAAPKRMGIFQTVESPRNTTTGSIAKRIIANHETYKKRNEKKEESEKRYYAEKKFVFGD, from the exons atgaCGTCTATGGATTTTGAAAACCATCATTGGATCTGGGATGGGGTTTACCCACACCTGTTTGGAGGAATAATGATTACAGCTGCTGTTCTTGGATTATCAACGAGCTATTTTGGTGGAATCGGGGTCCCTAGTTTGCCCTATTTTTGGCCAGATTTAGGGATCTTCCATACTAAGAAGAAATATGGGAAGAAACCCATTAGGGTTTACATGGATGGTTGCTTTGATCTCATGCACTATGGCCATGCAAATGCATTGCGGCAAGCGAAGGCTCTGGGAGATGAATTGGTGGTGGGAGTGGTGAGCGATGAAGAGATCATAGCAAATAAGGGTCCACCTGTACTATCCATGGAAGAAAG GGTGGTTTTAGTTAGTGGGCTGAAGTGGGTGGATCAGGTCATCAGCAATGCTCCATATGCGATCACCGAGAAATTCATGAATAGTCTCTTCAATGAGCACAATATTGACTATATTATACATGGAGATGATCCTTGCCTTCTTCCAGATGGAACTGATGCCTATGCCCTGGCGAAGAAGGCAGGCCGCTACAAGCAGATCAAGCGCACCGAGGGTGTTTCAAGCACAGATATTGTTG GCAGGATACTTTCTTCTATGAGGGACAAAGAACTTGGTGATAGTCGTAAAACTGAATGCTTACCAGAACAGTTCCATGGCGGGAATGGCGATCCTGCTGTGGAAAGTGGTTACAATGGATCCCAAGCATCACATTTTCTACCCACATCTCGTCGGATTGTACAATTTTCAAATGGAAAG GGGCCTGGACCAGATGCTCGTGTGGTCTATATTGATGGCGCATTTGATCTCTTTCATGCCGGTCATGTGGAG ATCCTTAAGTGTGCAAGGCAGCTTGGAGATTTTCTACTCGTAGGCATCCATAACGATCAAACTGCCAG TGAGCGCAGAGGAACCCATCCAATTATGCACCTTCATGAGCGGAGTCTAAGTGTTCTTGCATGCCGATACGTGGATGAAGTCATTATTGGTGCACCTTGGGAGGTCACAAAAGACATG ATAACAACCTTTAACATTTCCTTGGTTGTGCATGGGACGGTTGCTGAGAGCAACTGCCTGTCCAGT GAAGGAGTCGATCCGTATGCCGCTCCTAAGAGGATGGGAATTTTTCAGACAGTCGAGAGCCCTAGAAATACCACCACCGGTTCGATAGCCAAAAGGATAATTGCTAATCATGAGACTTACAAG AAACGCaatgagaagaaggaagagagtgaGAAGAGATACTATGCAGAGAAGAAATTCGTGTTTGGAGATTGA